The DNA window aaaagtgctcgataaaaaactaaaagcaGTTTCCGCCATGTGTCGAGCGAATGCCGCTAAACGAGAGGACAGTGGACATAACCTCCATGATCGGCAACAAGAATTTGCTGTCGAAGGGCGCCGAATCGTCGATTTAGAATATCTGGCCCAACAATTGAAGTGTATTCGCTGcaaaaaagatattttattgAGGAAAGCGGTGAAAGAAACGCGAATGGGATTGAACTCAATTCTGCACATTGCCTGCGACGAGTGTTGTTCTATAACCCAAGTACGCACAGGCAAAACACACGTAACGTTGGAAAATAAGACGCACGCTGATGTGAATACGAAAGCTGTATTGGgtgagttattttttcaattgtgcaaaatatagaaattaatTCGAAGAACGGATTAACCTGCCAAGGA is part of the Neodiprion virginianus isolate iyNeoVirg1 chromosome 5, iyNeoVirg1.1, whole genome shotgun sequence genome and encodes:
- the LOC124304456 gene encoding uncharacterized protein LOC124304456, which encodes MATQTRFKGQFVKKKVLDKKLKAVSAMCRANAAKREDSGHNLHDRQQEFAVEGRRIVDLEYLAQQLKCIRCKKDILLRKAVKETRMGLNSILHIACDECCSITQVRTGKTHVTLENKTHADVNTKAVLGAVHSGIGETALNKLLNCLNIPTIGSHVFKKYVREIGPALEAAAKDSCRRAAEEEKKLVIENMERLCQEL